A window from Hymenobacter volaticus encodes these proteins:
- a CDS encoding UDP-glucose--hexose-1-phosphate uridylyltransferase, translated as MAEFNSAEHSHRRYNPLSGEWILVSPHRSKRPWQGQQEKTAADVRPAYDPTCYLCPGNTRANGAVNPAYEGTFVFDNDFAALVPDVPAGSINVGGLLRAEAESGVGRVICFSPRHDLTLPEMATSAIRRVVDVWIDEYTTLGSHPDINYVQIFENKGQAMGASNPHPHGQIWAQRTVPVEPAKETVQQAAYFAEHGRSLLTDYLAIEVKEQTRVVLENEHFVVVVPYWAVWPFETLLVPRRHVQDITQLTDAEKDALADILRQLTIRYDNLFEISFPYSAGLHQRPTDGQAHESWHFHMHFFPPLLRSATVRKFMVGYEMLGNPQRDVTPEFAAERLRSLPAVHYKQTAKQE; from the coding sequence ATGGCTGAATTTAACAGCGCTGAACACTCGCACCGCCGGTACAATCCGCTTTCCGGGGAATGGATACTGGTGTCGCCGCACCGCTCGAAACGGCCGTGGCAGGGCCAACAAGAGAAAACGGCGGCGGACGTACGCCCCGCTTACGATCCAACTTGCTACCTCTGCCCCGGCAACACTCGGGCCAACGGCGCCGTGAACCCTGCCTACGAAGGCACCTTCGTCTTCGACAACGACTTCGCGGCCCTTGTGCCTGATGTGCCCGCGGGCAGCATCAATGTGGGCGGCTTGCTCCGGGCCGAAGCTGAATCGGGGGTGGGCCGGGTAATCTGCTTTTCGCCGCGCCACGACCTCACGCTGCCCGAAATGGCAACCTCTGCTATTCGGCGGGTGGTAGATGTGTGGATCGACGAGTATACCACGCTCGGCAGCCACCCCGATATCAATTACGTGCAGATCTTCGAGAACAAAGGCCAGGCCATGGGAGCCAGTAACCCGCACCCACACGGCCAGATTTGGGCGCAGCGTACGGTGCCGGTGGAACCCGCCAAGGAAACGGTGCAGCAGGCCGCCTACTTTGCCGAGCACGGCCGCAGCCTACTCACTGACTATTTGGCCATTGAGGTGAAAGAACAAACCCGCGTGGTACTCGAAAACGAGCACTTTGTGGTCGTGGTGCCGTATTGGGCAGTGTGGCCCTTCGAAACCTTGCTGGTTCCTCGCCGCCACGTGCAGGATATCACGCAGCTGACCGATGCCGAAAAGGATGCCTTGGCCGATATCTTGCGCCAGCTCACGATTCGCTACGACAACCTGTTCGAGATTTCCTTCCCCTACTCGGCCGGACTGCACCAGCGCCCCACCGACGGGCAGGCGCACGAAAGCTGGCACTTTCATATGCATTTTTTCCCGCCACTGTTGCGCTCGGCTACCGTGCGCAAGTTCATGGTAGGGTACGAGATGCTAGGCAACCCGCAGCGCGACGTAACGCCAGAATTTGCCGCCGAGCGGCTTCGCAGCTTACCAGCAGTCCACTACAAACAAACTGCCAAGCAGGAGTAG
- a CDS encoding galactokinase, which yields MLHQSVAKSFQDRFNHSPLLVRAPGRVNLIGEHTDYNGGFVMPAAIDKEIYFAVGLNGTTTARLYSYDLDQSYETELAEVTRDKTMWANYLKGVVAQFQKRGLTVPGFDCVFGGNVPIGAGLSSSAAVECGLAFALDHLMGTNLDRMELAHMAQKAEHEFAGVKSGLMDQFASLFGRSEHVIMLDCRSLDYEYLPFDTSVCGIVLCNTGVKHSLASSEYNLRRQECEQGVAILQQYYPEVASLRDATLEQLNAHREELGDVVYRRCMYVVQENFRVEAARQHLNDGDLAAFGQEMYASHAGLRDDYEVSCQELDVLVQIAKAQPGVYGSRMMGGGFGGCTINLVAIEHIESFVQKATEEYKRYLGLELETYQTTITGGVDILQPEIVK from the coding sequence ATGCTTCACCAATCAGTAGCAAAGTCTTTCCAGGACCGATTCAATCATTCTCCCCTGCTGGTAAGGGCCCCGGGGCGCGTCAACCTGATTGGCGAGCACACCGACTACAATGGCGGATTTGTGATGCCCGCGGCCATCGATAAGGAGATTTACTTTGCCGTTGGCTTGAATGGCACCACGACCGCGCGGCTGTACTCCTACGACCTGGATCAAAGCTACGAAACCGAGCTGGCAGAGGTAACGCGTGACAAAACCATGTGGGCCAACTACTTGAAAGGCGTAGTAGCGCAATTTCAGAAGCGGGGCCTCACCGTACCAGGCTTCGACTGCGTGTTTGGCGGCAATGTGCCTATCGGTGCTGGGTTATCGTCGTCGGCGGCCGTTGAATGCGGACTGGCTTTTGCGCTCGACCACCTGATGGGCACCAACTTAGACCGGATGGAACTGGCACATATGGCCCAGAAGGCAGAACATGAGTTTGCCGGCGTGAAATCTGGCCTTATGGATCAGTTTGCCAGCCTCTTTGGGCGGTCAGAGCACGTCATCATGCTCGATTGCCGCTCCCTCGACTACGAATATTTGCCGTTCGACACCAGCGTCTGCGGTATAGTGCTGTGCAACACAGGCGTAAAACACTCTTTGGCTAGCTCGGAGTACAACCTCCGCCGCCAAGAGTGTGAGCAGGGAGTAGCCATACTGCAGCAGTACTATCCCGAAGTGGCCTCGTTGCGCGACGCGACGCTCGAACAACTGAATGCGCACCGGGAAGAACTCGGCGACGTTGTGTATCGGCGGTGCATGTACGTGGTGCAGGAAAATTTCCGGGTAGAAGCTGCTCGTCAGCACCTCAACGACGGGGATTTAGCTGCTTTTGGCCAGGAGATGTACGCGTCGCACGCCGGACTGCGCGATGATTACGAGGTGAGTTGCCAAGAACTCGACGTGCTGGTACAAATTGCGAAAGCCCAGCCGGGTGTGTATGGTTCGCGGATGATGGGCGGCGGATTTGGTGGTTGCACCATCAACCTGGTTGCTATAGAGCACATTGAGAGCTTTGTGCAGAAAGCCACCGAAGAGTATAAGCGTTATTTGGGTCTTGAGCTGGAAACTTACCAGACCACTATCACAGGAGGTGTGGACATACTGCAGCCTGAAATAGTGAAGTAA
- a CDS encoding SusC/RagA family TonB-linked outer membrane protein, whose amino-acid sequence MKKTVPKVRRAAIPALLCCLPLQPLVAHAATSASSESNSIAGASQNADITISGRVTGANGDPLPGVTVLVKGTTNGTSTGGDGSFTITAAEGSTLTFSFVGYTTKEVPVTSASTSLTVTLAEDVKALSEVVVVGYLTEDRQNVTSSVSSLDVREATKAPVATATQALQGRVSGVQISGSGGPGDAPVVNIRGIGTLGNAGSGPLYVIDGLWTDNIRDLNPNDIESLNVLKDASSTAVYGSRGANGVVQITTKKGRAGAPAIGFSAYRGVDQIAKQYNLTNASEWADRAVIAYRNAGLDPLNNGQNSLTGAVKGPGGAFNPDVDTDWQKEFFQTGTLEDYNLSFSGGTAGEKSATNFLVSGEYFHQEGIVKGPDFKRYSLRLNSGLTRGRFKFQENAQITHLDRTLLNGSPFIDVLTMLPSIPVYNSANSGGFGTGSPILNTFATNPIGAQQLLRRTQSDNRLAGNVSAEYSFFDFLTYRLNVAMDGHTYSNADAQQAGVLRQNTPIVTASLNEYLGYDLFLLGENTLNFNKRLGDHSVNALVGYSEQSFRQHGVQAGGQGYAQAGGQYFFELSAAPKVGVVQGSSYEYTKRSFFAQATYDFKNRYLLSVSGRRDGSSRFTAANRWGNFGAASVGWRLSEEDFLKTALPQVNNLKLRASYGANGNDAVEGTYGGSYLTQAIVGQNVNYVIGTGQNIVNGSSQLALPSPDIRWEERYTTNFGLDLGLLEDRITLSTDYYVSKTRNALAPVQVLTYLGHFGQTLFQNAGDIENRGFELALGYHQNKGDFTYGADFTLTTVKNQVTALPVVGQVLEGTELLTRSQVGRSLGEFYLIPFDGIFQTADEVATYQSSNGTVIQPYASAGDVRYRDTNDDGQINNSDAVYSGQSIPNLLMGLNLSAAYKGFDLSVFFNSSSGNKIYNQARRDLESYSGPNNYNADVTPWSPENSSTTTPRLLQGGGVGDLGRAAASNSLFNTTRWLEDGSYIRLRNVQVGYTLPTSVTSKVPSLGSVRVYVTGRNIFTITDYTGFDPEILGAGFYSRGVDISSYPNVRSFTGEYRSTSKS is encoded by the coding sequence ATGAAAAAGACAGTACCTAAAGTACGCCGGGCTGCTATTCCAGCTTTGCTTTGCTGCCTGCCGCTTCAGCCTTTAGTAGCGCACGCAGCAACCTCAGCATCCTCAGAAAGTAACTCCATTGCTGGTGCTTCGCAGAACGCTGACATCACTATCTCTGGCCGAGTGACGGGAGCAAATGGCGACCCACTACCCGGCGTAACAGTGCTCGTAAAGGGCACAACCAACGGAACCTCTACAGGAGGCGATGGTAGTTTCACTATCACAGCCGCTGAAGGCAGTACGCTCACCTTCAGCTTTGTAGGCTACACCACCAAGGAAGTGCCTGTAACAAGTGCTTCAACCAGCCTAACGGTTACCCTCGCCGAAGATGTGAAAGCACTGAGCGAAGTGGTGGTAGTAGGCTACCTGACGGAAGATCGGCAGAACGTAACCAGTTCAGTGAGCAGCCTCGACGTGAGAGAGGCTACAAAGGCACCAGTAGCCACTGCTACACAGGCTTTGCAAGGACGGGTATCGGGAGTACAAATATCTGGTTCGGGCGGACCCGGAGATGCGCCAGTTGTCAACATCCGAGGCATTGGTACGTTGGGAAACGCGGGTAGTGGCCCGCTATACGTTATCGATGGTCTATGGACGGACAACATTCGCGACCTGAACCCCAATGATATCGAGAGTTTAAACGTGCTCAAGGATGCTTCCTCTACGGCCGTATACGGATCTAGAGGTGCTAACGGGGTAGTTCAAATCACCACCAAAAAGGGCCGGGCTGGCGCACCAGCTATCGGCTTCAGTGCTTACCGGGGTGTTGACCAAATAGCAAAGCAGTACAACTTAACCAACGCCAGCGAGTGGGCTGATCGGGCTGTTATTGCCTACCGGAACGCCGGACTCGATCCTTTGAATAACGGGCAAAATAGCTTGACTGGTGCTGTAAAAGGTCCAGGTGGTGCATTTAACCCTGACGTTGACACCGATTGGCAGAAGGAGTTTTTTCAAACTGGTACGCTTGAAGACTATAACCTGTCGTTTTCGGGCGGTACAGCAGGGGAAAAGAGTGCTACTAACTTCTTGGTTTCCGGCGAATACTTCCACCAAGAGGGCATTGTAAAAGGTCCGGATTTCAAGCGTTACAGCTTGCGTCTCAACTCGGGTCTAACGCGTGGTCGGTTCAAGTTCCAGGAGAATGCTCAGATTACACACTTAGATAGAACGTTGCTTAACGGCAGCCCATTTATTGATGTGCTGACTATGCTGCCGAGCATTCCGGTGTACAACTCGGCTAACTCGGGTGGTTTCGGTACTGGTTCGCCCATTCTAAACACCTTCGCAACAAACCCAATAGGAGCGCAACAATTGCTGCGCCGCACGCAGTCCGACAACCGCTTGGCTGGTAATGTTAGCGCCGAGTATTCGTTTTTCGACTTCCTGACCTACCGGCTGAATGTGGCCATGGATGGGCATACTTACAGCAATGCGGATGCACAACAGGCAGGCGTTCTGCGGCAGAACACTCCTATCGTTACGGCTTCGCTCAACGAGTATTTGGGCTATGACCTGTTTTTGCTTGGCGAAAACACCTTGAACTTTAACAAGCGTTTAGGTGACCACAGCGTGAACGCGCTGGTTGGCTACTCGGAGCAAAGTTTCCGCCAGCACGGCGTGCAAGCAGGCGGACAAGGTTATGCACAGGCCGGGGGGCAATACTTCTTTGAGTTGAGTGCTGCTCCTAAAGTTGGAGTTGTGCAGGGCAGCTCCTATGAGTACACGAAACGCTCTTTCTTTGCCCAGGCTACCTACGATTTCAAGAATCGCTACCTGCTTTCCGTTAGTGGCCGTCGCGATGGCTCTTCTCGCTTCACAGCGGCAAACCGTTGGGGCAACTTTGGCGCCGCTTCGGTTGGCTGGCGCCTCAGTGAGGAAGACTTTCTCAAGACTGCCTTACCACAAGTCAATAATCTGAAATTACGCGCCAGCTACGGAGCCAACGGTAACGATGCTGTAGAAGGCACTTATGGTGGTAGTTATCTGACCCAAGCTATTGTAGGGCAGAACGTGAATTACGTAATAGGTACTGGCCAGAACATTGTAAACGGTTCGTCGCAGCTAGCGCTGCCTAGCCCCGACATTCGCTGGGAAGAGCGCTACACCACCAACTTTGGTCTGGACCTGGGCTTGCTGGAAGACCGCATAACACTCTCGACTGATTATTACGTTTCTAAAACCCGCAACGCACTGGCGCCAGTGCAGGTATTGACGTACCTGGGGCATTTCGGCCAAACCCTCTTCCAGAATGCGGGTGATATAGAGAACCGTGGCTTTGAGTTGGCTTTAGGGTACCACCAAAACAAAGGTGACTTCACCTACGGCGCCGATTTCACGCTTACAACCGTTAAAAATCAGGTTACGGCATTGCCCGTTGTAGGCCAAGTACTAGAGGGTACCGAGCTCTTGACTCGCTCGCAGGTGGGCCGCTCGCTCGGAGAATTCTACTTGATTCCATTCGATGGTATTTTCCAAACGGCAGATGAGGTAGCTACCTACCAGAGTTCTAATGGGACCGTTATTCAGCCTTACGCTTCGGCAGGCGACGTACGCTATCGGGATACCAATGATGATGGCCAAATTAACAACAGCGACGCTGTCTATTCAGGCCAATCTATTCCTAACCTGCTGATGGGGTTGAACCTGAGCGCAGCGTATAAAGGCTTTGATCTGTCGGTATTCTTCAACTCGTCTAGCGGCAACAAAATCTATAATCAAGCGCGCCGCGACCTGGAAAGCTACTCTGGTCCGAACAACTACAATGCCGATGTGACGCCTTGGTCACCCGAAAATTCTTCTACCACTACACCGCGCCTCTTGCAAGGTGGTGGGGTTGGCGACTTGGGCCGCGCTGCTGCCTCTAACTCTCTGTTCAACACAACGCGCTGGCTAGAAGACGGATCCTACATCCGGTTGCGGAACGTTCAAGTAGGCTACACTCTTCCTACATCCGTAACGAGTAAAGTGCCAAGCCTGGGCAGTGTCCGGGTGTACGTGACTGGCCGCAACATATTCACTATCACGGACTATACTGGCTTTGATCCTGAGATTTTGGGCGCCGGTTTCTATAGCCGCGGCGTCGATATTAGCTCCTACCCGAACGTGCGCAGCTTCACGGGGGAATACAGGTCAACTTCTAAATCATGA
- a CDS encoding RagB/SusD family nutrient uptake outer membrane protein, whose translation MKVNKITTLLLAGGLLLGTSACDKDLLDQSNPNAPTKENFWQNEGDAIKGVYASYAGLQQFACYYRSWHFMAHRSDESFSQSPFVELANFTRFIQPDVDFFISSFAWNDYYRTIYRTNQVINRVPGITMSETLKKQLVAEARFVRALSYFDLAYFFGNVPLILEEPNDVNARAAQVTQAETEAQIIADLQAAIPDLPLVYSDSEKGRATKGSAQALLAKVYMQQRKWAEASAIFTQIINSGQYGLAPNYVDNFTGSNENNRESVFEVQFSGAVLEVGQGQDNGSSSESHDRPNFFGPPGATFADVQPRRWLLDAYTDSTVSFAPGSTKKHRIDPRRDANIIHVDNPDRFYGVTFAEAQNIRKFGWRSDQQYWRKYLSDREVFYDPSNPDKALENFSSGYNFRVIRYADILLMQAEALTELGQVGAAAPFVNQVRARVDLSPVGALSQEGMRQFIRVERARELAGEGVRWFDILRWGLLDNQAGIDNLKSRDPDFTNFRLGVSKLLPIPRRDLGIDPNLKQNFGY comes from the coding sequence ATGAAAGTAAATAAGATAACTACTCTCCTGCTCGCGGGCGGTCTGTTGCTAGGCACTTCAGCCTGTGACAAGGACCTACTAGACCAGAGCAATCCGAATGCTCCTACTAAGGAAAACTTTTGGCAAAACGAAGGCGATGCCATTAAAGGCGTGTACGCCAGCTACGCTGGTCTTCAGCAGTTCGCCTGCTACTACCGTAGCTGGCACTTTATGGCGCACCGCTCCGACGAATCGTTCAGCCAGAGCCCCTTTGTGGAGTTAGCCAACTTCACGCGCTTTATTCAGCCCGACGTAGATTTCTTTATCTCGTCTTTTGCGTGGAATGATTACTACCGCACCATTTATCGGACGAATCAGGTAATCAACCGGGTACCCGGCATTACCATGAGTGAGACGCTGAAAAAGCAGTTGGTAGCCGAAGCTAGATTTGTACGAGCCTTATCGTACTTCGATTTGGCGTATTTCTTCGGCAATGTGCCGCTGATCTTAGAAGAGCCCAATGACGTAAATGCACGGGCAGCTCAGGTTACGCAGGCAGAGACGGAAGCGCAAATCATTGCCGATTTGCAAGCTGCTATTCCGGACTTGCCGCTTGTGTACAGCGATTCCGAGAAAGGACGTGCAACCAAAGGCTCGGCGCAGGCGCTACTCGCTAAAGTGTATATGCAGCAGCGCAAGTGGGCGGAGGCATCGGCAATATTCACCCAGATTATCAACTCCGGTCAGTATGGTCTAGCGCCAAACTACGTCGACAACTTCACGGGCTCCAATGAAAACAACCGTGAATCAGTGTTTGAAGTACAGTTTTCCGGCGCTGTGCTAGAAGTAGGCCAAGGCCAGGACAACGGCTCTTCTTCGGAAAGCCATGACCGGCCCAACTTCTTCGGCCCTCCCGGCGCTACGTTTGCCGACGTGCAGCCTCGCCGTTGGCTACTCGATGCGTACACCGACTCCACGGTGTCGTTTGCCCCTGGCAGCACCAAGAAACATAGGATTGACCCTCGGCGTGATGCTAATATCATTCATGTAGATAATCCAGATCGGTTTTACGGTGTAACTTTTGCCGAAGCTCAAAACATTCGCAAGTTTGGCTGGAGATCAGACCAACAGTATTGGCGCAAATACCTTAGTGACCGTGAGGTGTTTTACGATCCTTCCAACCCTGATAAGGCGCTCGAGAATTTCTCGTCAGGCTACAACTTCCGCGTTATTCGCTACGCTGATATTCTGCTTATGCAGGCCGAAGCTCTTACTGAATTAGGCCAAGTGGGTGCGGCAGCACCGTTCGTGAACCAAGTTCGTGCCCGGGTAGATTTGAGCCCGGTAGGTGCTTTGTCGCAAGAAGGTATGCGCCAGTTTATTCGTGTTGAACGTGCAAGAGAACTGGCAGGAGAGGGTGTTCGCTGGTTCGATATCCTGCGTTGGGGTCTGCTAGATAACCAAGCCGGCATCGACAATCTAAAATCCCGTGACCCCGACTTCACCAACTTCCGCTTGGGTGTCTCGAAGTTGCTGCCTATCCCGCGCCGCGACCTGGGCATCGACCCAAATCTTAAACAAAACTTCGGCTACTAA
- a CDS encoding family 43 glycosylhydrolase, whose protein sequence is MLLLVVWPSREVIGQQGDQRAHDPATIIKEGNKYWVFTTGQGIPSKYSTDLITWAFSSQPVFTPSTRPSWITTRVPGFQNDYWAPECIFLNGKYYLYYSCSSFGSKVSAIGLATNVTLDPASPNYNWVDEGEVISSNSNSAANAIDPAVFRDASNNLWFVYGSFFGGIRILQLNSTTGKPLNGSNTQQFVVANNGVEAAYVKQHGSYYYLFINRGSCCQGAASTYYMQVGRSASPTGPFLDKNGVDLNNNGGTVVLNRSGRYVGPGHAGIFEENGVSMFSHHYYDANDNGTPKLGIAKLTWDATDWPVVSRDWLAPGRYEITGQNSGQVWQAGCIGGTGQAVSQGNRTSQPCQQWDFAAVGDGEYRIVNVQTGQTVGVANCSAANNAGLQVGASAGATCQLFRLDRASDGTLVFASVNGNRVVEVPFASTVPGTQLGLFDYNGCSCQRWITTAAGPLATASGRKLFDVSIYPVPTEHGNFTVDVSSDRASEKATIVVFNLQGQEVYRRTFGSQSAKLVVEAKLKPGVYQVRVQQGSGYSTHKVSVL, encoded by the coding sequence TTGCTGCTGCTTGTAGTTTGGCCGAGCAGAGAAGTAATAGGGCAGCAGGGCGACCAACGCGCGCACGATCCGGCCACCATCATTAAGGAAGGGAACAAGTACTGGGTGTTTACTACCGGCCAAGGAATTCCCAGTAAGTATTCCACTGATCTGATAACCTGGGCGTTTAGCTCTCAACCTGTTTTCACTCCAAGCACGCGCCCTAGTTGGATAACAACCCGTGTTCCTGGTTTCCAGAACGACTACTGGGCGCCGGAGTGCATCTTCCTAAACGGCAAGTACTACCTCTACTACTCCTGCTCTTCGTTTGGCTCGAAAGTATCGGCTATCGGCTTGGCTACCAACGTAACGCTGGACCCTGCCAGCCCCAACTACAACTGGGTCGATGAGGGCGAAGTAATTTCCTCGAACAGCAACAGCGCCGCCAACGCCATTGACCCGGCCGTGTTTCGCGACGCTAGCAATAATCTATGGTTTGTCTACGGTTCGTTTTTTGGTGGCATTCGGATTTTGCAGTTGAATTCGACCACAGGGAAGCCCCTCAACGGTAGCAATACCCAGCAGTTTGTGGTGGCCAACAATGGGGTAGAGGCCGCTTATGTGAAGCAGCATGGCAGTTATTATTACCTGTTCATCAACCGAGGCAGTTGCTGCCAAGGAGCCGCTAGTACCTACTACATGCAGGTAGGCCGTTCTGCGTCGCCGACGGGCCCATTTCTAGATAAAAACGGCGTAGACCTCAACAATAATGGCGGCACAGTGGTACTAAACCGCTCTGGGCGCTATGTGGGACCTGGGCACGCCGGTATTTTCGAGGAGAATGGCGTGAGTATGTTTTCGCACCATTATTATGACGCGAACGACAACGGTACGCCAAAGCTTGGCATTGCCAAACTCACTTGGGATGCAACCGACTGGCCAGTAGTAAGCCGCGACTGGCTAGCGCCAGGCCGCTACGAGATTACTGGCCAGAACAGCGGCCAGGTGTGGCAGGCTGGTTGTATTGGTGGTACAGGCCAAGCTGTTTCGCAGGGCAACCGTACAAGCCAGCCGTGTCAACAGTGGGATTTTGCGGCAGTAGGCGACGGAGAGTACCGCATCGTTAATGTGCAAACCGGGCAGACAGTAGGAGTGGCTAACTGCTCGGCGGCCAACAATGCTGGCCTGCAAGTAGGCGCTAGCGCCGGTGCAACGTGCCAACTGTTTCGGCTTGATCGGGCCAGTGACGGTACGCTTGTATTCGCTTCCGTGAACGGCAATAGAGTAGTGGAAGTGCCATTTGCTTCTACCGTCCCTGGCACTCAACTAGGGCTGTTTGATTATAACGGCTGCTCTTGCCAGCGCTGGATAACCACCGCAGCAGGACCGTTGGCAACAGCTTCCGGCAGAAAACTGTTTGATGTCAGCATTTACCCGGTGCCGACTGAGCACGGAAACTTTACGGTGGATGTGAGCAGCGACAGGGCCTCGGAAAAGGCGACGATTGTTGTTTTCAACCTGCAAGGCCAAGAAGTATATCGGCGAACCTTCGGAAGCCAAAGTGCAAAATTGGTAGTCGAAGCCAAATTAAAGCCGGGCGTATATCAGGTGCGGGTGCAGCAGGGGAGTGGCTACTCCACACATAAGGTTAGTGTCCTCTAA
- a CDS encoding aldose epimerase family protein: MPTATAFGKTNAGAEAQLFTLTNAHGVKATITNYGGTLTSLMVPDKAGKMGDVILGFDDVSGYQSPEFLKSGPYFGALIGRYGNRIKGGKFTLDGKEYTLAKNNGPNTLHGGKVGFDKVMWEAKPGTSADGQTLTLTYNSKDGEEGYPGNLAVTVVYTLTNDDALRLDYTATTDKATPVNLTNHAYFNLNHGVGKDILGHEVTLPADRYTVVDATLIPTGELKPVKGTPFDFTTPHTIGERIGQVPGGYDHNWVLNNPSGMHAAATVYDATSGRTMEVTTTEPGIQFYTGNFLDGTLKGKGGTVYGKNSGFCLETQHFPDSPNQPKFPSTILKPGDTLKSTTIYKFGVRK; the protein is encoded by the coding sequence ATGCCCACTGCCACTGCTTTTGGCAAAACCAACGCTGGCGCTGAAGCGCAGCTCTTCACGCTGACCAACGCCCACGGCGTGAAAGCTACCATTACCAACTACGGTGGTACGCTCACCAGCCTGATGGTGCCTGATAAGGCCGGCAAGATGGGGGATGTTATCCTCGGCTTCGATGATGTGAGTGGCTACCAGAGCCCGGAGTTTTTGAAGTCGGGTCCGTATTTCGGGGCGTTGATTGGACGCTACGGCAACCGCATCAAAGGCGGCAAGTTCACGCTGGATGGCAAGGAGTACACGCTAGCTAAAAACAACGGACCAAACACGCTGCACGGCGGCAAAGTAGGTTTCGACAAAGTGATGTGGGAGGCCAAGCCCGGCACTTCGGCCGATGGCCAGACACTAACGCTAACATACAACAGCAAAGACGGCGAAGAAGGCTACCCCGGCAACCTGGCCGTAACGGTGGTCTACACCCTCACCAACGACGACGCCCTGCGCCTCGACTACACGGCAACCACCGATAAGGCCACGCCGGTCAACCTGACCAACCACGCCTACTTCAACCTCAACCACGGCGTAGGCAAAGACATTCTGGGCCACGAAGTGACCCTGCCGGCTGACCGCTACACTGTGGTAGACGCTACCCTGATTCCAACCGGCGAGCTGAAGCCCGTAAAAGGCACGCCTTTCGACTTCACGACCCCGCACACCATTGGCGAGCGGATCGGGCAGGTGCCCGGTGGCTACGACCACAATTGGGTGCTCAACAACCCAAGCGGCATGCACGCCGCTGCTACTGTCTATGATGCTACTTCGGGTCGCACCATGGAAGTAACCACCACCGAGCCCGGAATTCAGTTCTACACCGGCAACTTCCTCGATGGTACCCTGAAAGGCAAAGGCGGCACGGTGTACGGCAAAAACTCTGGCTTCTGCCTGGAAACGCAACACTTCCCCGATTCGCCGAACCAGCCCAAGTTCCCGAGCACCATCCTTAAGCCCGGCGACACCCTCAAATCAACCACGATCTACAAGTTCGGCGTCCGCAAGTAG